One window from the genome of Pseudonocardia hierapolitana encodes:
- the mftE gene encoding mycofactocin biosynthesis peptidyl-dipeptidase MftE gives MKLGDRAWPEVPAATVLVPLGALEQHGPHLPLDTDARVAAAVAARVAVVDPALLVAPPLAYGASGEHEGFPGTLSIGHEALGAVLVELGRSAFGWASRLVFVNGHGGNLPTVPEAVAQLRHEGRDAAWSPCVVAGGDAHAGRTETSILLALDPGAVRLGAAEPGATAPLTELLPAMRAGGVAAVSPNGVLGDPTGASAPEGERLLGEMTAELTAGLARWRPDPAGRLT, from the coding sequence ATGAAACTCGGTGACCGGGCGTGGCCCGAGGTGCCCGCCGCCACCGTGCTCGTTCCGCTCGGTGCGCTCGAGCAGCACGGTCCGCACCTGCCGCTCGACACCGACGCCCGGGTCGCCGCGGCCGTCGCCGCCCGGGTTGCCGTGGTCGACCCCGCGTTGCTGGTAGCGCCCCCGCTCGCCTACGGCGCCTCCGGCGAGCACGAAGGCTTCCCGGGCACGTTGTCGATCGGGCACGAGGCGCTCGGTGCGGTCCTCGTCGAGCTGGGGCGCTCGGCGTTCGGATGGGCGTCGCGGCTCGTGTTCGTCAACGGGCACGGCGGCAACCTCCCCACCGTCCCTGAGGCGGTGGCGCAGCTGCGCCACGAGGGCCGCGACGCGGCGTGGTCGCCGTGCGTCGTGGCCGGCGGGGACGCGCACGCGGGCCGCACCGAGACGTCGATTCTGCTCGCGCTGGACCCCGGCGCGGTCCGGCTGGGCGCCGCCGAACCGGGGGCGACCGCGCCGCTCACCGAGCTGCTCCCCGCTATGCGGGCGGGTGGCGTGGCGGCGGTGAGCCCGAACGGCGTGCTGGGCGACCCGACCGGCGCGAGCGCGCCGGAAGGCGAGCGCCTGCTGGGCGAGATGACCGCAGAGCTCACAGCCGGTCTCGCGCGCTGGCGCCCGGACCCAGCCGGCCGCCTGACCTGA